In the Arthrobacter sp. 31Y genome, one interval contains:
- a CDS encoding phage tail assembly protein, whose amino-acid sequence MTQVTLADVQNAAAKKHGNYSVFVDDDTLTFLNPLRLPKEKRERIAALNSAEFYAEGAEGEGWDKWDMYQEIFRISAKSEEHFTKLHNAIGDDPAVWEELFDALNTVAELGEASPSES is encoded by the coding sequence ATGACTCAGGTGACCCTTGCCGACGTTCAGAATGCCGCCGCCAAGAAGCACGGCAACTACTCAGTATTCGTGGACGACGACACCTTAACGTTCCTGAACCCGCTTCGCCTGCCAAAAGAGAAGCGCGAACGTATCGCGGCACTCAACTCGGCTGAGTTTTATGCCGAGGGCGCTGAAGGTGAGGGCTGGGACAAGTGGGATATGTACCAAGAAATCTTCAGGATTTCCGCGAAGTCCGAAGAACACTTCACCAAGCTGCACAACGCGATCGGTGATGATCCTGCCGTCTGGGAGGAGCTGTTCGACGCTCTCAACACTGTGGCCGAGCTGGGGGAAGCCTCGCCCTCGGAGAGCTAA
- a CDS encoding DUF4062 domain-containing protein has protein sequence MRNFMDVRPQVFVSSTYLDLVEERQAVTRILLELNCFPAGMELFPAGDDDKMDLIKGVIDDSDYYILILGGKYGSVDAETDVSYTEMEYDYAIETQTPVMAFLKRDLDSVVKQKTELDPKKAEQLEDFRKKAESKRTVRYFDGKDDLAAQIATSLVALQKRKPAIGWVRGDLAMTPEIRGELAELRAKATESATAGSTPLFPDLEDGEDKVEFTVQVNYLDDADGGGYECNYEVLATWNEIFGGIAPKMLHEVADRDLEKALLKHLGLLGLQIFPEVFPDTKIRSVLGTKIKTPGMLDEVVIQLMALKLVARGTQKRGVNDSQRYWKLTTEGEDRMMQLRARRKTAQKEAEAS, from the coding sequence ATGAGGAATTTCATGGATGTCCGCCCGCAGGTCTTCGTCAGCTCCACATACCTTGATTTGGTCGAGGAGCGGCAAGCCGTAACGCGCATCTTGCTGGAGCTAAACTGCTTCCCGGCTGGCATGGAGCTATTCCCGGCGGGCGATGACGACAAGATGGACCTCATAAAGGGTGTCATTGATGACTCCGACTACTACATTCTCATTCTGGGTGGAAAGTACGGTTCGGTCGACGCCGAGACTGATGTGAGCTACACGGAGATGGAGTACGACTACGCCATCGAGACACAGACGCCGGTCATGGCGTTCCTGAAGCGGGACCTAGATTCTGTGGTCAAACAAAAGACTGAGCTGGACCCGAAAAAGGCCGAACAGCTGGAGGACTTCCGAAAGAAGGCCGAGTCCAAGCGCACTGTCCGGTACTTCGACGGCAAGGACGACCTTGCCGCCCAGATTGCCACGTCCCTGGTTGCGCTTCAGAAGAGGAAGCCTGCCATCGGGTGGGTCCGTGGAGACCTAGCCATGACACCTGAGATACGGGGCGAGCTAGCTGAGCTGCGGGCAAAGGCCACCGAATCCGCCACGGCTGGGTCCACACCCCTTTTCCCTGACCTAGAGGACGGGGAGGACAAGGTCGAGTTCACCGTACAGGTCAACTACCTCGATGATGCCGATGGGGGTGGGTATGAGTGCAATTATGAAGTCCTCGCAACTTGGAATGAGATTTTCGGCGGCATTGCGCCGAAGATGCTCCATGAGGTTGCTGACCGCGACTTGGAGAAAGCGCTCCTCAAGCACCTCGGATTACTCGGGCTTCAGATTTTCCCGGAGGTTTTTCCCGACACCAAAATTCGCAGCGTCTTGGGAACCAAAATAAAGACACCGGGGATGCTGGACGAAGTTGTGATCCAATTGATGGCCCTGAAACTGGTTGCTCGGGGGACACAAAAGCGTGGCGTCAACGACAGCCAGCGGTATTGGAAACTGACCACCGAGGGTGAAGACCGGATGATGCAGCTTCGCGCGCGCCGAAAGACCGCGCAAAAGGAAGCTGAAGCTAGCTGA
- a CDS encoding VG15 protein, translating to MDDEVWAIEQAMRAAQARLGIIGAYLSLIEWGAVSPSSPLQTGDDWVASALRMIAALREHSRAVAQTYYQLARAIDSGYTLGMPEGVDNEDDVTLALLRERFADAVIGVASLGTGHHTGASTDSAWLDRLLQDADIDGSDANARSVNLRATDMSGVLDDLFAGFRQNNTVVGVDRYLWPINWTAEQIAAAYEDMLRREALEAQASKAKVHELNQELTHDEYLARTEADHYLSGSRGAGVADWASVSAGRQIITQAGRRDPRLKAVGRGVGPNPCAWCSMLASRGYSYVSEGTAGFSDDGVSQWHLNCHCFPIVRWIISAGLPPQNKFFKDQWPVVTKGYSGRAALNKWRRWLAEQRRKNN from the coding sequence GTGGACGATGAGGTCTGGGCCATTGAGCAGGCCATGCGCGCAGCGCAGGCCCGGCTGGGCATCATCGGCGCCTATCTCTCGCTTATTGAGTGGGGCGCCGTGTCGCCATCATCCCCGTTGCAGACGGGTGATGACTGGGTAGCGTCCGCGCTCCGAATGATTGCCGCGCTCCGGGAGCACTCCCGGGCTGTCGCGCAAACCTACTATCAGCTGGCTCGCGCTATCGACTCCGGTTATACGTTGGGCATGCCCGAGGGTGTCGACAATGAAGACGACGTCACTCTGGCCCTGCTCCGTGAACGCTTTGCCGACGCCGTGATCGGCGTTGCCAGTCTTGGCACAGGCCACCACACTGGGGCATCCACCGACTCCGCCTGGCTGGATCGGTTGCTGCAGGACGCAGACATTGACGGCAGTGACGCTAACGCGCGAAGCGTCAATCTTCGTGCCACAGACATGTCCGGCGTGCTGGATGATCTGTTCGCTGGTTTCCGTCAGAACAACACCGTCGTCGGCGTGGATAGGTACTTGTGGCCGATCAATTGGACGGCCGAGCAGATCGCTGCCGCATACGAGGACATGCTTCGCCGGGAGGCCCTTGAGGCGCAAGCTAGCAAGGCCAAGGTCCATGAACTCAATCAGGAGCTGACTCACGACGAGTACCTGGCACGCACTGAAGCCGATCATTATTTATCCGGTTCCCGAGGGGCCGGTGTAGCCGATTGGGCTTCGGTGTCAGCCGGACGGCAGATCATCACGCAGGCGGGCCGCCGCGATCCGCGGCTCAAAGCCGTTGGGCGTGGAGTTGGACCCAATCCCTGCGCGTGGTGCTCGATGCTCGCAAGTCGCGGCTACTCCTACGTGTCCGAAGGTACAGCTGGTTTCAGCGATGACGGGGTGAGCCAGTGGCATCTGAACTGTCACTGCTTCCCGATCGTGCGCTGGATCATCTCAGCTGGACTGCCGCCGCAGAACAAATTTTTCAAAGACCAGTGGCCTGTGGTCACCAAGGGCTATTCGGGCCGCGCCGCACTGAACAAATGGCGACGCTGGCTTGCCGAGCAGCGCCGCAAGAACAACTAA
- a CDS encoding DUF5403 family protein yields the protein MQWTWYQAEYGPGSLSEIVSHSEPVVKALRHHSTLIGQRAQSNLDTRAVHRTGAADIVVVHGKANGGTTDLDSHVYLHDPENKAGALSIENGHYVDDDDMPDGFRGWVEGLHPLRDAVRDAVSRSPVKA from the coding sequence GTGCAGTGGACCTGGTATCAGGCCGAGTACGGCCCAGGCAGCCTGTCCGAAATCGTGTCCCACTCAGAACCAGTAGTAAAGGCGCTGCGCCACCACTCCACGCTGATCGGTCAAAGAGCGCAATCCAACCTTGATACGCGCGCGGTGCATCGCACCGGCGCCGCCGACATTGTCGTGGTTCATGGCAAGGCGAATGGCGGCACGACCGACCTCGACTCACACGTCTACCTGCATGATCCGGAGAACAAGGCTGGCGCCTTGTCAATCGAGAACGGCCACTACGTGGACGACGACGACATGCCGGACGGATTCCGCGGCTGGGTCGAAGGCTTGCACCCGCTCCGCGACGCGGTCCGAGACGCCGTATCGCGATCACCTGTGAAGGCTTAG
- a CDS encoding M23 family metallopeptidase encodes MPYDTKSQSFGENPTKYLPANHWIIRQFGNYQPDGHTGMDFAVKAGTPFRSCADGTVIHVGWYPGTYADNDMWLAPGFAGFCYVVDHPWGRSIYGHGLDGGNKVRAGDQVKEGQVLGLTGNTGGSTGDHLHFELLLNGWIVNSQFYGRVNPEDVISTLAPAGEVITHTPDEQFFLDLSISIP; translated from the coding sequence GTGCCATACGACACCAAGAGCCAGAGCTTTGGGGAAAACCCCACCAAGTACTTGCCAGCCAACCACTGGATCATCAGGCAGTTCGGCAACTACCAGCCCGACGGGCACACCGGAATGGACTTTGCAGTCAAGGCCGGCACCCCATTCCGGTCCTGCGCTGACGGCACCGTCATCCACGTGGGCTGGTACCCCGGCACATACGCGGACAACGACATGTGGCTCGCCCCCGGATTCGCGGGCTTCTGCTACGTCGTGGACCACCCATGGGGCCGCAGCATCTACGGCCACGGCCTAGACGGCGGCAACAAAGTCCGTGCGGGCGATCAGGTGAAAGAAGGGCAGGTCCTTGGCCTGACCGGCAACACCGGCGGCTCCACTGGCGACCACCTGCACTTCGAACTCCTGCTCAACGGCTGGATCGTCAACAGCCAGTTCTACGGCCGGGTCAACCCCGAAGACGTGATCAGCACCCTCGCCCCCGCCGGCGAAGTCATCACCCACACGCCGGACGAGCAGTTCTTCCTCGACCTTTCCATCTCTATCCCCTAA
- a CDS encoding phage tail tube protein has translation MTTNDNAVLKVSLARFYKAPVGTARPITLATMKNPPAPWQEMGNTSLDQIFQITSTGGEVTGLGSAQNPNLRQSISPRTESFGINLLEWTEDSLKLYYGANSVVLPDGAIEAPTTPVPTEAAFFVALYDGENVAGFYAAKSSIFRSEDVAIADTNSLSALPIKVTALNSQGAASAITIVPPKIDKRTATATATVGSGGVTSVAVTDAGNGYSTAPAVTFAGPGTGAAATATIVGGKVTAISVTNAGTGYTTAPAVTIAAPA, from the coding sequence ATGACAACCAACGACAACGCTGTCCTCAAGGTCAGCCTTGCCCGCTTCTACAAGGCCCCGGTCGGCACCGCCCGCCCCATCACCCTTGCAACCATGAAGAACCCGCCTGCCCCGTGGCAGGAAATGGGCAACACGTCGCTGGACCAGATTTTCCAGATCACGTCGACGGGTGGCGAAGTAACCGGTCTGGGTTCCGCCCAGAACCCGAACCTGCGCCAGTCCATCAGCCCGCGAACCGAGTCCTTCGGCATCAACTTGCTCGAATGGACTGAGGACTCCCTCAAGCTCTACTACGGAGCGAACTCGGTTGTTCTTCCGGATGGCGCCATCGAGGCCCCGACCACTCCTGTCCCGACTGAGGCTGCGTTCTTCGTTGCCCTGTACGACGGCGAGAACGTCGCTGGCTTCTACGCGGCCAAGTCTTCGATCTTCCGCTCGGAGGACGTTGCCATCGCTGACACGAACTCCTTGTCCGCGCTGCCCATCAAGGTGACCGCGCTGAACAGCCAAGGCGCCGCCTCCGCGATCACGATCGTGCCCCCGAAGATCGACAAGCGAACGGCTACGGCGACGGCAACTGTTGGCTCCGGTGGCGTGACCTCTGTGGCTGTGACGGATGCCGGGAACGGCTATTCGACTGCCCCGGCCGTGACCTTCGCTGGCCCGGGCACCGGTGCTGCTGCAACGGCCACCATCGTCGGCGGCAAGGTGACCGCGATCAGCGTCACCAACGCAGGCACTGGCTACACCACGGCACCCGCTGTGACGATCGCCGCCCCTGCCTAA